A single Candidatus Deferrimicrobiaceae bacterium DNA region contains:
- the lpxA gene encoding acyl-ACP--UDP-N-acetylglucosamine O-acyltransferase, translating to MIHPTAIIDPGAEVGKEVSVGPYVVIGPNVTIGDGCSIGSHAVVESHARLGRNVKVSSFASIGAPPQDLKYRGEETWVEIGDDVIVREYATINRGTVTGEGITRVGSNSMIMAYVHIAHDCQVGSRVIMANAATLAGHVHIEDGAFIGGLSAVHQFVSIGTLAIVGGMSGISQDVPPYVKAVAARQGRNRSLFGLNVIGLQRAGMSAEAIDLLKKAYRVIFRSELPLKDALMKAEAEIEQSAEVRRLIGFIRSSKRGVLR from the coding sequence ATGATCCATCCGACCGCCATTATCGATCCGGGAGCGGAGGTGGGCAAGGAGGTCTCCGTCGGTCCCTATGTCGTCATCGGTCCCAACGTCACGATCGGGGACGGATGCTCGATCGGCTCCCACGCCGTCGTCGAGTCGCATGCCCGGCTGGGGCGTAACGTCAAGGTCTCCTCCTTCGCATCGATCGGCGCCCCTCCCCAGGACCTCAAGTACCGTGGTGAAGAGACCTGGGTCGAGATCGGGGATGACGTCATCGTCCGGGAATATGCCACGATCAACCGGGGGACAGTGACCGGCGAGGGCATCACGAGGGTCGGAAGCAACTCCATGATCATGGCCTATGTCCACATCGCGCACGATTGCCAGGTCGGGAGCCGGGTCATCATGGCCAATGCCGCAACTCTCGCGGGGCATGTCCACATCGAGGACGGCGCCTTCATCGGCGGCCTCAGCGCCGTGCACCAGTTCGTCAGCATCGGCACCCTCGCGATCGTCGGGGGGATGTCCGGGATCTCCCAGGATGTCCCGCCGTACGTCAAGGCGGTAGCAGCCCGTCAAGGGCGCAACCGGTCGCTCTTCGGGCTGAACGTCATCGGGCTCCAGAGGGCCGGGATGTCCGCAGAGGCGATCGACCTGCTCAAGAAGGCCTATCGCGTCATCTTCCGGTCCGAGCTCCCCCTGAAGGATGCCCTCATGAAAGCCGAGGCCGAAATCGAGCAATCCGCCGAAGTGCGCCGGCTGATCGGGTTCATCCGGTCCAGCAAGCGCGGCGTGCTGAGGTAG
- the fabZ gene encoding 3-hydroxyacyl-ACP dehydratase FabZ, translating to MMSVNEIMALLPHRFPFLLVDRIVEHDPEKRIVGLKNVTINEPFFQGHFPGHPIMPGVLIVEAMAQVGGILALKALGGEKRLAYFASIDNCKFRKPVVPGDQLRIEIDVTAHKGPVWKMHGEVKVEGVIVAKADVTATLVAAPDDESKGEGGSK from the coding sequence ATGATGTCGGTCAATGAAATCATGGCGCTGCTGCCGCACCGGTTTCCGTTCCTGCTCGTCGACCGCATCGTCGAGCATGATCCCGAGAAGCGGATCGTCGGCCTGAAGAACGTGACGATCAACGAGCCCTTCTTCCAGGGCCATTTTCCCGGTCACCCGATCATGCCGGGCGTGCTCATCGTCGAGGCGATGGCCCAGGTTGGCGGCATTCTTGCGCTCAAGGCGCTGGGCGGCGAGAAACGGCTCGCCTATTTCGCGTCGATCGACAACTGCAAATTCCGGAAGCCGGTCGTCCCGGGCGATCAGTTAAGGATCGAGATCGACGTGACCGCCCACAAGGGGCCCGTCTGGAAGATGCATGGCGAGGTCAAGGTCGAGGGCGTGATCGTCGCCAAGGCCGATGTCACCGCGACCCTGGTCGCAGCGCCGGACGACGAATCGAAAGGGGAGGGAGGCAGCAAATGA
- the lpxD gene encoding UDP-3-O-(3-hydroxymyristoyl)glucosamine N-acyltransferase has product MPNSMTLAELASKISARIEGPSEMVVTGVAPLDEAGPGQVSFIAQGKYVSMAAHSKASAIITKEPIPGSSATFLISDNPYYAFAGAVELFHPPYMPPAGVSPKADIHPDASIGSGVAVSAFVSIADGATVGEGTILFQGVVVGRNVKIGAGCRIYPNVVLYDDVVIGNRVILHSGSVIGSDGFGFAPSRSGYKKIPQVGTVEIADDVEIGANTTVDRAALGVTRIGRGTKLDNLVQVGHNVVIGTDTVIASQAGISGSCKIGNRVMIGGQAGLAGHLEIEDGIMLGAKSGVPDTLKASTSRVWSGIPAMPHGTWLRMATLLPKLPELFRRVSRLEKPNPAQGES; this is encoded by the coding sequence TTGCCAAATAGCATGACGCTGGCCGAGCTGGCCTCGAAAATCTCCGCCCGGATCGAAGGCCCGTCCGAGATGGTCGTCACGGGCGTCGCTCCTCTCGACGAGGCCGGTCCGGGGCAGGTTTCCTTCATCGCACAGGGGAAATATGTTTCGATGGCTGCCCATTCGAAGGCTTCCGCAATCATCACGAAAGAGCCGATCCCGGGTTCCTCCGCGACGTTTCTGATCTCGGATAACCCTTACTACGCTTTCGCCGGCGCGGTCGAACTGTTCCACCCGCCGTACATGCCGCCTGCCGGGGTTTCGCCGAAGGCCGACATCCATCCCGATGCATCGATCGGCTCGGGCGTGGCCGTTTCCGCCTTTGTTTCGATTGCCGATGGGGCAACCGTCGGAGAAGGCACCATCCTCTTCCAGGGCGTCGTCGTCGGCCGAAACGTCAAGATCGGCGCAGGATGCCGGATCTATCCGAACGTCGTCCTTTACGACGATGTTGTCATCGGGAACCGGGTGATCCTGCACTCCGGAAGCGTTATCGGCAGCGACGGCTTCGGGTTCGCACCTTCCCGTTCCGGGTACAAGAAAATCCCGCAGGTCGGCACGGTCGAGATCGCCGACGATGTCGAGATCGGAGCCAACACCACGGTCGATCGCGCGGCATTGGGCGTCACGCGCATCGGGCGTGGCACGAAGCTCGACAACCTGGTCCAGGTCGGGCACAACGTCGTCATCGGAACCGACACGGTGATCGCGTCGCAGGCTGGGATATCCGGAAGCTGCAAGATCGGGAACAGGGTCATGATCGGCGGGCAGGCCGGCCTTGCCGGACACCTCGAGATCGAGGACGGCATCATGCTCGGCGCGAAGTCCGGCGTTCCCGACACCCTGAAGGCGTCTACCTCGCGGGTCTGGTCGGGAATCCCGGCGATGCCCCACGGGACCTGGCTCCGGATGGCAACGCTCCTGCCGAAGCTCCCCGAACTGTTCCGCCGCGTCTCGAGGCTTGAAAAGCCCAATCCTGCGCAGGGGGAATCCTAG
- a CDS encoding OmpH family outer membrane protein produces the protein MRIHKLAFAAACMTAVLSFTDIAAHADGLKVAVIDVARILNESEAGKVAKKKLEARFDELRKGIDARKEEAQKLKEELDKMKVLLDKDKGKGKLKDKEDKFAAKVAEFEKLRQEAEKEMQGRQADMTRDILKDIEGKVMSVVTEEKIDLLLDSGQGNVVLHASPSLDITSKVLALVNKVEQPAKEAPVAK, from the coding sequence ATGCGTATCCACAAGCTGGCATTCGCGGCCGCATGCATGACGGCGGTCCTCTCGTTCACCGACATCGCGGCCCACGCCGACGGGCTCAAGGTGGCGGTGATCGACGTCGCCCGGATCCTCAACGAATCCGAGGCCGGCAAGGTCGCCAAGAAAAAGCTCGAGGCCCGGTTCGACGAACTTCGGAAGGGGATCGACGCCCGGAAGGAAGAGGCCCAGAAGCTCAAGGAGGAGCTCGACAAGATGAAAGTCCTCCTCGACAAGGACAAGGGCAAGGGCAAACTCAAGGACAAGGAAGACAAGTTCGCGGCGAAAGTCGCCGAATTCGAAAAGCTGCGGCAGGAAGCCGAAAAGGAAATGCAGGGGCGCCAGGCCGACATGACGCGCGACATCCTGAAGGATATCGAGGGAAAGGTGATGTCGGTCGTGACCGAGGAGAAGATCGACCTGCTCCTCGACAGCGGCCAGGGGAACGTCGTCCTTCACGCTTCTCCGTCCCTCGATATCACGAGCAAGGTTCTTGCGCTGGTCAACAAGGTCGAACAGCCCGCAAAGGAGGCCCCCGTTGCCAAATAG